From one Triticum aestivum cultivar Chinese Spring chromosome 4B, IWGSC CS RefSeq v2.1, whole genome shotgun sequence genomic stretch:
- the LOC123089586 gene encoding uncharacterized protein: MIPFNRPAAPESAVPFSLAADPSGPAGLVLSTNHGAPLQAIPTRRSPGRLPASRVHIHTAARGSCSTECQPRRETPSLLLDRARAHAANHDYAACVLPCVRLFFHGIAPAAAMQCCSQGRCVYKWKEESPPSFRVSCSACPASSVSCYQS; the protein is encoded by the exons ATGATCCCCTTCAATCGGCCGGCCGCGCCGGAATCTGCCGTTCCGTTCTCGCTCGCGGCCGACCCATCCGGTCCAGCGGGCCTTGTCCTCTCCACCAACCATGGGGCCCCGCTCCAAGCCATCCCGACGCGGCGCTCGCCGGGCCGGCTCCCCGCCAGCCGCGTCCACATCCACACCGCGGCGCGCGGCAGctgttcgacggaatgccagcCGCGCCGTGAGACGCCATCTCTTCTCCTGGaccgcgcgcgcgcgcacgctgcTAACCACGATTATGCCGCGTGCGTGCTCCCATGCGTGCGCCTCTTCTTCCACGGCATTGCCCCGGCGGCCGCGATGCAATGCTGTTCCCAAG GGAGGTGCGTGTACAAATGGAAGGAAGAAAGCCCACCAAGTTTCAGAGTTAGCTGCAGCGCATGCCCAGCCTCATCAGTTTCTTGCTACCAGTCCTAA